In one Amaranthus tricolor cultivar Red isolate AtriRed21 chromosome 8, ASM2621246v1, whole genome shotgun sequence genomic region, the following are encoded:
- the LOC130820588 gene encoding serine/threonine-protein kinase PBS1-like, with the protein MGCFSCFESKEEERLNPNLDEKDDHKATHPSSNSNISKLSSGADRMKARNNVGPRRETSVPKDVPDTNAQTFTFNELAVATKNFRDECFLGEGGFGSVYKGQLETGQVVAVKQLDRNGLQGNREFLVEVLMLSLLHHSNLVNLIGYCADGDQRLLVYEYMALGSLEDHLHDLPPDKEPLDWNTRMKIAAGAAKGLEYLHDKANPPVIYRDFKSSNILLDEGYHPKLSDFGLAKLGPTGDKSHVSTRVMGTYGYCAPEYAMTGQLTVKSDVYSFGVVFLELITGRRAIDGDRPHGEQNLVAWARPLFNDRRKFLKLADPRLQGRFPTRGLYQALAVASMCIQESATGRPHIGDVVTALSYLANQAYDPNTKDDRRNRDESGGGKIARGEDGATSGRKWDLEGSEKEDSPRETVRMMNRDLDRERAVAEAKMWGENLREKRRQTLDSEGVSEKDDSPKETARMLNGDVDRERAVAEAKMWGENWREKRRISAQGTNDHPGV; encoded by the exons GAGCGGATcggatgaaagcaagaaacaatgtTGGGCCAAGGCGGGAGACTTCAGTTCCGAAGGATGTACCAGACACCAATGCCCAGACATTCACTTTTAATGAGCTTGCAGTAGCCACCAAGAACTTCAGAGATGAATGTTTCCTTGGGGAAGggggttttgggagtgtttaCAAAGGCCAGTTGGAGACTGGACAG GTTGTTGCTGTTAAGCAACTGGACAGAAATGGTCTCCAAGGCAACAGAGAGTTTCTTGTAGAGGTTCTTATGCTTAGTCTTTTACATCATTCTAATCTTGTGAATTTGATAGGATATTGTGCCGATGGTGACCAGAGGTTGCTTGTATATGAATACATGGCACTGGGATCACTTGAAGATCACCTTCatg ATCTCCCGCCTGATAAAGAACCACTTGACTGGAATACCAGGATGAAAATTGCAGCTGGAGCTGCAAAAGGTTTAGAATACCTGCATGATAAAGCAAATCCACCAGTTATCTATAGAGATTTTAAATCATCCAACATATTGCTAGATGAAGGGTACCATCCAAAGCTCTCTGATTTCGGGCTTGCAAAACTGGGACCCACTGGTGACAAGTCACATGTATCTACCCGAGTGATGGGAACTTATGGCTATTGTGCGCCTGAATATGCAATGACAGGGCAATTGACTGTGAAGTCAGATGTTTATAGTTTTGGAGTCGTCTTTTTAGAACTGATAACTGGTCGTCGAGCCATTGATGGTGATCGTCCTCATGGAGAGCAGAACCTTGTCGCATGG GCACGTCCTTTGTTCAACGACAggagaaaatttttgaaattggcAGACCCTCGGCTACAAGGTAGATTTCCAACAAGAGGACTCTACCAAGCTCTAGCTGTCGCATCTATGTGCATTCAAGAGAGTGCAACTGGTCGTCCTCACATTGGAGATGTTGTAACTGCACTCTCGTATCTGGCCAACCAAGCATATGATCCAAATACGAAAGATGATCGAAGGAACAGAGATGAAAGCGGTGGTGGGAAAATTGCAAGAGGTGAAGATGGGGCGACTTCGGGTAGAAAATGGGACTTGGAAGGCTCAGAGAAAGAGGACTCCCCTAGAGAAACGGTTAGAATGATGAATAGGGACTTAGATAGAGAGCGTGCCGTTGCTGAGGCCAAAATGTGGGGCGAGAATCTGCGGGAAAAGAGACGTCAAACCTTGGATTCGGAAGGTGTTTCCGAAAAAGATGACTCTCCAAAAGAGACCGCGAGGATGTTGAATGGTGACGTAGACAGAGAGAGAGCTGTTGCTGAGGCCAAGATGTGGGGAGAGAATTGGCGAGAGAAAAGAAGAATAAGCGCTCAAGGCACAAACGACCACCCGGGTGTGTGA